From the genome of Perca fluviatilis chromosome 8, GENO_Pfluv_1.0, whole genome shotgun sequence:
ATTAACAAGACAAAATATTCTACTACTATAGACAGAAAGTCCACACATCAATATATTTgcaatttaaaataattaagaCCGTTagatatttttcatttaacattCTGTAGAGGAACATTATAACAAAATTCAACCAAACTCTTTTTAACTTTTCCCCTGGCAACATCCAGCGTTGACTAACTCTTCTTTCTTGGGAAAATATCTGCAAAAGAGACATttagttatttatatttcacttTAAAACTACTGTTATGTTTAATTATGAATTTATAATAACATAAATTTCACTTGTATATGTATGGATTTAGCAGTGGTAGAATGATTAAGTGCATTTAGtcttactgtactgtacttaaagtgtaactctcgccaaaatgcaacctagggtctttttgtgaatgtacccaagtcaaactttcgtttaaaagcatatttaagATGGGAGTGGTAGGGGCACTCTTATGCTAGCCttaaaatagctatttttaaaacactaagaaggctcgacacaacatgaaatttTGCTCGAAGCATCACCAGGGGCTGTACACCTtctgtcctaaatatgcttttaaacgttAGAGTTATACTTTTAAGAAATTCAAAGTATTTTTACTTTAGTTGAGCATTTTTTGCAACTTTAaacttgtactccactacatctcagaggcaagtattgtactttttactctactacatCTGTCTTTCAGCTTTAGTGACTTGTTTCTTTTCAGATTAGCATTTTTATAtacccttcctgtccagtgaaaaccatgtatctccaagTTTGGTGATTTTGAATTTGAAAAGATTTTCCTATTTCTTTTAAATAGAACTAATTAAAAGCCCTCATGGATCACTTTTTGGAGATGCggggttctcacaggacagcgaaACTACAAACATGATAatcttatagaatatgatgcattgctgtatattaaactacccaacattATATAAAGTAGGCAAAATtagcacaaccttaaacatctaccTTAGTAAAatacaacatacacattaatgcagcggCAATATTGaaccagaaacatcagatataCCGGTAATAGTAAAAGTGTagtattattacttttacttaaggatgcagtaggtaagacttataaaactaactttctgccatatttgctgaaactgaccctattaTACTTGTTCCGTACAAGGATTTAGTAATTGTTGAGTGTTTTAAAGATTACTACAGAAAATGTAGGCAGTCCTGTAGTATTTGTATAAAATAGCTAAATCTGGACCCAGATTGTGTCCATAAAATCGATTTGTATCATCAGCGACTTACCTTCGATAACAGAACATGATCATCAGCAGCGCGGCCACACCACCGATCACTACCATCACTGCAGTGACGACAGAGACCACAGACAGCGAGGTGGTTTCTGGATTAGTGCACACAAACGTGAAGAAACGTTTAGGATGGGAAATAAAAGATGCTTTTATCTTGTGCATGTTTAAATGTCTCAGCAATGTAAGGAATGAAAGATTAATCTACTTTTCAAAAGaaaagttacaaagtgcttcacactaAAAGCATTTGGCACCAAATTTCAAATAGGCAGAAAATGTGCTTGAAATAAGGGGCAACATGCATTATAAAATGATCTGAACCAACCTGAGCAAGTAAATGAACCTAGTATGTTGAGACACTCCAGGTTTTGTGGGCAGAGAGAAGTTTGTTCTTCACATTCATTAATATCTGCAAAAATCAGGCAAAAACATGATATCAATGCTCCAGAACAGCTAATGAATGGACTTGTTAGGAGGTTGTTTTGCTGATTACGGTTTACAAGATCTAAAATTAACTAAAGAGTTATGGTTCACATCTGAATCTCAACCTCACCATCACGAGATTTTGTTAAATGTGACTTTGAACACATAAGCCACATTGTGATGCACTGGTCTTTAGAAATATATTGATATCTGTTCCAGCCATGTCACCAGGCCCTAGTTTAGGCTTCATACCTTGACATGTTGGGGGTGTGGggctccactgctggctgtttgGATCACAGCTGACAGATAAAGATCCCAGCAGCTTGAAGCCAGAGTGACACTGGTACAGAATCACAGAGTCACAGAGAAGGGAGTAGCCATATTGAATCCTGGGTATTGGACCACAGCTGGGATCTGGATGAGAGGGTAGGCAGGTCCATGTGAAAACACAACAAGACAAATCCGATATCCGATATCACTGTGTTTGCTTTTCCACTTCTTCACCTGTGTCTGGTTCTTTCCATGGGCTGAGGTCGAGGTGGGGGATGAGCGGGTGTGAACAGGCCAGCATGTCCTCTGGCCTCTCGGTGCGTGAGAACGGGTCAGCGGGGACGCGAGTGATGCGGCTGTTGTCACAAATGATgcgggagagagagactgtgtggAGGTTTCTCCTCTGGGTGCTGGTGAACACTCCTTCCCTCTCCCACCAGAACCTCGGGAGACAAAAGATTTAGATTCCTCTTCTTGCATTGTAATGGTCATAATGTTACACCAGAGGATTTAGTTTCACCTGTCCCCGTCTCTCAGCGCTCTGAACTGTTTCGCCAGCAGGCAGGACAGCAGTGGTCCGACTCGACCTCCGGGGAGAGCGGGCTCAGAGATGGCCCCCACCCACACGTCGATGTTGTGTGGCGTCCCATACAGGAGCTGGAATTTGTGAGCCAAAGTGAAGTTACTCAGAATTACGGCCAGTTCTGATGTAGTGTTGGGAACAGAGAGGCTGCAGGACTTTCTCCATGCGCCGTATCCTGAAGGAGGGAGGTCGGACAGGAAGTGAGGGGAGACCAATTAATACAGGGATTCAATTACCTGAATCAACACACttctttcacagcagacattcaAAACCACAGATGTTACTAACACCAGGAACGACAGCTGCGTTTGTTTGGTGTTCAGGTTCCAGAGGTCTGGTGTTGTGCATGTTGACTTACTACTGTATACAGAATGCACTGAACTCATTATCAAAGTGTACTGTTTTGGAGttaggacacacacatacaaaaaatcaTCTTTCTGTACCGTTtagtaaaaacagaaaatctCACTTCCAATCTAAACTTTCCAAGAGGAagtaaaaagattttttttttttaaagattaaagccgttctttttgttttcctacATTTTTCTGTTGCTCTCTCACCTTCCCCaccttattttaaatgttttgcagCTGTGAGAAACTCCTCCATTTCCTGTGTGCATTGCATGGTGGGACATTGCATCAAAATCAAGCATTATTTAGTATGCATACTGACATTTCGAGTGTACTAactcttttctctcacttttcaAGTTTGAAcagacagcaacaacaacagtacTTTAAAGTAAACGCACAGGTAGATGATACATTGGTCTGTTAAAACAAATCTTGTTTACAGTCAGCGGGAGACTTTCAGTAGAAAGTAATACATTAACACTGTACTGTGCCAGAAGTAAGATAGCTGGTACCAGGCAGGCCGTGATCCCGGCCCCTCTGGAGGTTAAGGGCCCCGAGGTCCAGAGGCATCCCTCCTTGTGCCTGAAACAGCCTCTCTGTCAGCTCCTCCACCATCATCTGACCTGGAGTCTGCAGCTTGGCCGGAGACAGCAACAGGCCGCGCAGCACAGGGTCTATACCACCTGACACAccaggagaaaaaaagacagatagatagaaacCGATAAGGTTAGTAAACGGCATGTAATTTGAGTTGAACTTATGACAGCATCGTAGTTTTACCTTCCTGCACGACCCTCCAAGAAGCAAACAGTGAATGATGCAGAGGCAGCGGAGGATGCTGGGAGTTGGTGGTGTATCCTGGCCCTAGCCTGGTCACCACTGGCCGCACGGTGACGTGGGCAAATCGAAATGCGGCAGCTGCAAAGACGTTCGCGATGCTAGGATCCACCTCGGGATCATAACCCTCGTAGGGAGGCATCAGACGAGACATGGCACTCTCACCGAGGACCCGCGGCAGGTAGTGCTCCCATGTTAGGATCTGGAAAGATAAAGGAAGCAGGTCAGAGTGCTTGGAATGCTCAGGAGGGGAATGGCTGGAAGCAGCTAGAGATACCTGATGAATGGCTCCCATGATCTTGCGGGCCTCCTGATAAAGTGTGTCAGGGCTCCAGTGAGGGTTGAGCAGGTGCATCTCTTTGACCAGCCGGTTGTGCTCTCTCAGAAAGAGCGTGTGCAGCGCGATCATTCCCAGATGCTCATTAGCTCTTGAATCACCTGTGAAACATAAATCATAAACAACAGCTCCACTGAAGTCTGCAGAGAACAGACAACTCATTACATTTACTCGCTCACCAGCTTGAAAGCAGGATGTGGCGTTCTCCTGGCGCCTGGATCTTTTTAATGCCCCTAGGGTGGTGGCGTTTCGGGGGCCGCAGGGGTCCAGGTGAGCCTGCAGGCGTGGCAGGAATGGCATGTAGGCCAGCTGCTGGTCTGAGCGCTGGGAGTTAAGGGCCATTGAGCCCAGGGGAGAGGAGCGGTTTCTCAGATCCGAGGCCAGATTGGTGGAGCTGCCGTAAACCATACTGGCATCTACAAAGGAGGTGATGGCGTTGAGCTGCTCTCGCTGGCGATGAGACCGGACTCCAGTAACACAGCTGGGAGCAGAGCGGAAGAAAGGCATACAACTCTGGAAGCCATTGCGAGGATCTGACAGAGGAATCTGGGGGAGAGAGgtcttatttatatttattatatttatagtcAACGATGAGGGGAAAACAAACTTGTTTCAACCAGAAAAATAGTTTTTTCATAGTAATATTGTAACATAGATACCTTGTTGTATACATTATTCATTGCttgtaattaaattaaatgaattaataatatattttcatttcttttagtGTGTATCTTGTATTTATactatgtactgtatgcatatATGGAATattcaaacaattaaaatatttattttagtaTGTATATCGAGCATCTTAGGcacaaacatttatttgaagATTAATAAAAGTTCTCTCTTATCATAAAAAATTAAACATGCGTGATTATCAAGCCAAAAAACAGGTACACTGAGAAGCAGCTGATAGTAAAGTGCACCTGTATGGGGAAGCAGGGCGTGTCCCGGCTGCAGGTGCGCGTGCAGTCAGCTCCTGTCTTGAAGGCGGCTGTACTGGGGCTCTGAGGCGTCAGTACCACGTCGTGGTCTATCCACTGACCCCACTCCACTAGCAGGTGGGACAGAGTGGAGTCCAGAGAGATGTTGTCATTGTGAGTGAACAGCACTTCCTGGGACACCAGCCGCACCTGGACAACACACAAAGTCAGGAGTTACAGCAGCTGGCGGGACAGAGGATGACTGGGTGCTGCTGCAAAACTCTTACTGGAGGCAGAGTGGCGTTATGGTAGGTGTGCTCTGGGTCCCAGCCTCTGGGCATCCCCCACACATCCTCGTACTCTGCAGGCAGCCAGCGGGAATACGGGATGTTTGCAGCCCCCCATCTAGGATTCTGTCTAAACAGgacaagaacacagacacagttatCAAAAACCAACACAAAATCTAATCAAATCTATTTTAAATTGCCTATAATTTGAGTTTTACCTTCCTGGACAACCCTCCAAGAGGAGTGCTTTCGTGCTTTTGTGTGAGCACTAACCTGTTGTTGCACTCTCCTGTGATGGATCTGTAGCGCTCAGACAGACAGTCGGTGTCACAGCTGGGTCTCTGCAGCTCAGCGGAGCAGCCAGTCACCTGCAGCAGATTCTTCATGTCTCCTTCACTCAGCAGCTCTTTGGGAACATACAgtaaacacaacacactgtAAATGTAGGATCCGTCTTTGTCTTGAGGTTAGACCAGTGGAAAAGAGAACAGCTTTTTGTCGTATGATGTATATGAGGATAAATTAGgggacagttaaaaaaaaaaaaaagatgttcatCTGTAGCATGGAACCTACTAAAAGCCCATGTAAGGAGGGCCTGGCATGTTAGACAAGTACTAGATGTAGTGCTCGTAGACATACAGGTGCAGACACATctatgtgttgttttgtgttatgttgCGGTTTGATACCCTGAGGGTCGGGCTGAACCATAGTATTAGTGTAGACCATCTTTCTGATCAGCTCCACTGTGTTGTCCAACAGTTCTGCAGCCTGGATCTGAGTCCTGGTTCTGGcatcagtctgtttaaactgaGCCAGCAGGTCGCTGGGTCTTAGAGCGCCTTCAGACTGAGACTTCTTAACCCTGGAAATATCAATAGCTTTATTTTTAGTACCAATACAATGCCTAATAGACGTTAAATTATGGTTTATGCTTTGCAGTGGGTCTAAAATATTTCCACAGTGATCCAGTCAATTTTACCTTTCACTTGTGCGGGCGTAAGCAGCATCAGTCAGCTCAAGCGCCCTCTGAAGAGCCTCCTTCACAAATACAGATCCTGGATACACAGTTCCTGACATaaggaaaaacacagacagttAGAAAAGCTCCCAGGTATCTGGTCTTATCTGTAATAATGGACCAGAAATCCTACCTGAGGTGTTGGAATATACTTTGTTTAGTGAAGCATGCTCAGGAAAGGAGAGCAGGACAAGAGCCAGTCCAAGCAGAGAGATGGACACCTGAAACCAGAACATATATCACTGAATATATCAAGAAATGTActgctttattttattaaattaagaAGGGGAAAAACAGGAACTCACCATGAGTGCTGCGTCCATCGAGAATGTTAAAACTATTCAATCCGTGCAAAAAGGATTCACTTCAGGTTTAGAAAACTAATCACGCTCATAGTATCTCACCACTATGCTGACCGTGACTCATCTTGAGAgccaacctgtgtgtgtgtgagtgtgtgtgtgtgtgtttggctacAAGGGTCGAGGTTGCCATTTATACACTTGCAGCAGGGCCAACAGGTATGTGCAGAATCCCCTTATCTGTCCTCCTGGTGACAGGAAACCAACATCAAACACTGGACTCACTGCCTCAACCTAATAAAATTTCAAATCAAATTTACttctgtcctcatgatgaaaaccttctgtcatatttggatcatttcaattaaattaaacaatTCTACCCATCCCTCGAGAAAATAGATCTTTGTAGCAGTGAACACAATCAGCCAAACAAATACAGGCAGACAGAAATATTGAATGTGCAAGTATAACTTAAAAAGCAAATGAAAAGACTTAAAAGATttattatattgatattatgatattaatattatattaggCAGCCAAATGGAATTTCAAGGAGATGCAAAGTACATTTTATATGGATCATTTTCATTACAAGTGTGTCTGCGTCCTTGCCACATGCCAAAACCTCTAATCTGATCGTCCCTGTGCCAATGACACAAGACAGGTGGGTGAGCTAGAAAATGAGGATTCTGGGAAATGAATGAAGAACAAGGGATGAGGATGAAAATAAGAAATGCCGAAAGGTCTCAGTTAAACTAGAGTAGAGGATGTGAAGCCTTTAAAGCTCAAATGtgaagcatcaggctgtctgtCTTCCCTTTGATTCTGCAGGTGTGTGATACCATCAAATGAGTCATCAGTCCCATTTCATTACGATGTTATTAATATTATCTCTGTTGACCCACAAAACCCATAATCTACTGTATGTGACGTTCAAGATCtgaaatgtcttcttttgtTCGCAAAAATGCCCCGTTGAAGAAAATACACGCAAATACTAGACATACAGGTAGATGAAGGGGTGATTATTCATAATGGACTATTTGTGTGGATTATTTTAGGTGGTTGTTTTCTCTCTCAACAAATAAACCACAACTATCTACTTGGCTGGATACTAGTGAAACGTAGGATCAAATTACcattaaagtaaagaaaaacaattgaaactttttttatgcttttggtctacagaaataaacaaaagcACACAATTATTAAGTAATCTGCTGGTTGGATTAGAGCCACTCGTGTTTGTCCTTTGCTCTTAATGTGGATTTTCCCCGTGTTATTGACATCCATACATGGGGGAAAAAATACACATTCACCAGGCTTGACTATCATCATGCTGACAGGAACCTTTTGttcttaaaacaaaaactaaaatgcacACAGTGTTTATTCACATTTTATTACCTGGTTAGAACATTTCACTGTTCATACAGTTCATTTTTTGTCATAGTGATATTTGATTACCTGTACatgcaaaaaaaagcatttgaccTAAATCATAAAAATGTTCAAGAGATAATACGGTTTTCAATGGGAGGATAAATACCTTAATTTAAACTGGGAAGCTTTGAGAAATATTACAGTGCATAAATTAAGTTGCAGCTTCAACAGCAGTTACTCAGGACATTTACATACAGTGTTATCTTGTTTGGCgtggagaagctgcagctgatCTTTAGTTAGGCGTGCTGAGACCACAGGAACCGATCACAGCGCTCGAGCATCGTCTGGATCATCgctctgaaacagaaaacaacagTGTATAGTACTGTAACACATACAAATGAAGTCCATTCGCATTACACTGATTCTCgaggccttttaaaaaaaaaaatgaaaagcagtCCCTGGACTCATTTCAGAACAGTCACACACTCCAAACCACTGAAATACCTCTCAAACCATTTATTCTGCTCTCTTCAAGAGGCACATTTAATAAagtcaatagattaaaatagcATTTCCATATTTCAAGCCTTCAAAAGAGACAGAGGAGCTACAAGAACACCTGAAGAATTTTGCGTTTGGTTGATTTTTATTGTGGTCTACAACTAAACACATATTTGAATAACAGTGCTGGAACTCCTTCCCATACTGTGTTTGATAACTGGCACCCTCACCCACCTCTGCCTCTTCTCAGTGACTCTCAGCAGCTCACAGACTAGTTTGGAGTGCGGCGAAAGGACCAGCTGCACTCCGCATTCCTCCAGGACGGCCATGGCGCGGTCAGGCCCGGCTGTCCGAGCCAGCATCAGGGTCAGGTTCTCTGGGCTGATCTTTCCACCACAATCTGCTGAGCCGTTGGACCAGCTGCTTCCATTTACACCTGTGACCTGCTCTGAGACTCCCTCACCGCTGCACCGCTGAGATAACTGGATCAAGAGCTTCCACTCTTCCAAGGTCTGAGGCGCAACACCTGGAAAATAACAGAGGGACAATACAGACATTAGACTGTGATagtgtgttttttctctttattcttTTTGGCAAATACGTTTGAAGCCAGTGTCATTTAGTTTGAGTGAGTTTAATTTGAGTGTTTGCCAGAGAAACCACTCCAATGAGTGCAGACAGTGTCATTAAggaactactactactactactactactactactactactactactactactactactactactaataataaggTTGAATTACCTGGATTTTTACTGATGTATAACTACACACTGAGTGCCAAAAAAGGATGAACCGTTGTTTGGATCAAGCAGTTCACCCAACTGTCAGTGGAATTCTGAAAGCCAAACTGGTTCTgaacatttcttttaaaaagagattttataGGTTTGTTTTGAGGTTTTGTCTGCCCTGTCTACATAGACATTCATAAAAATTGTAATTAGCTGTAATGTTTGCAGTCTTATaacttgtgttgtgttgtgataCAGTGGGTAGTTACATTCTGTAGTACTAAAGTATAATGTGTATGTACCGGTACACTGGATTTTGACATAGTGGACATGGTTTTCAACATCACTGTTATGAACTCTCCTCTCAGACCATAAAATATTATAATTCTGATTCTGCCTGTAAGTTTTACCATCAGCTTCCTCCAGCAGGCTTAAGTCATCCAGCTGACAGATGGTGGAGAACGCTTCTGTGCGACGCTGCAGCTCACAGCAGAGGTAAATGTAGCCCGTCCAATACCTGCACACATGCATTATACAGAAGGTTATATATGACAATGTAAACTCACAAACAtaaacggcaaaaaaaaaaaagaataaaaagaaaagactgtTGAGAAGTACCCGTGACTGCGGCAAGTCTCGGCCATCTTCTGCTTGGAAGACAGGTCTGCAGGAAGATGAATCAGGAGAGATAGGAGGCGTCCATAACCCCAGCTGAAACAATGAGAATGCCATCTGCAGGAGGAGTCACATGAATTCACAGTTACGTTTATTTATACTTCACTTTCACTTTTGACCTTGTTGTGGCCTAAATAGAATCCAGAAGTGAACCAGGATAGTGGCTTAATTCATATCCATTCAGGTGTATTTTTTGGTTTCTAGCCTCAAACTGAAAACTTACTGGGCCTTTaagtaaatgttaaaaatgaattaaaaggaTCATAAAtcttattttgcatttttttcccaCACTAACAGAACCAGACCTGGGCTGTCCATCAGAAGTCAGAGTATCACAGTGTTGAGGGGCATCGTGGGTAAGTGCCAGCTCCAGCCAATCCTGTCTCAGAGATTCTGGTTCAAGAAGGGACTGCAAAAATGACAACCTAAAGGAAGAAATCAATGTAAAAATTTAGCAACAAGgggagtctttttttttgtcttttacaaATAGATAAAACTAAAGATGTACCTGTCCTCCTCAGTTTGTGATTGGACCAGATTATCCAGGTATGCCAGGAAGTGGCTTTGCTGAGCCATGGCCATTACATCAGCAGGAGTTATCGTAGGATAGAACTGAGTAAACGAGCGTACAGCCGCCTCCCCGTGTTTCTCATACAGCCTGCATAATAACAACATAGCAAACTTACTTTACAAGGTCCATCACAACTATGCTGACCAGAAAGAAATACAAGTACTGACCTGTGTAAGTGAGCAAGTAGAGGAGGTGCACTCCAGGGCTGCAGCTCTCGCAGACTGCGCAGTGATCTCAGCAAATCACCTCTCTGAATAACCTCCACCACCTTACTGGACTGAGTGAGATCTACAGAGAACGACAACAATTGATTTTCCAAATAATTTTAAGATATTAGAGATGATTTAAATGTTTAGTTAGTAGATGAGGTCTGAAACGAACAAGTATTAGTGTTGGATATGGTtgcataaaaatatttttgttttaaaaatggttAAATTATGTATGAATACTTTTTATAATTCCAAGGGAACAGCTACACAGATTTTAATCTCTGAAACATTAAGAGTTTCGGACGTTTAAGGGCTTTTCTTTTACTAATATG
Proteins encoded in this window:
- the epx gene encoding eosinophil peroxidase, whose translation is MDAALMVSISLLGLALVLLSFPEHASLNKVYSNTSGTVYPGSVFVKEALQRALELTDAAYARTSERVKKSQSEGALRPSDLLAQFKQTDARTRTQIQAAELLDNTVELIRKMVYTNTMVQPDPQELLSEGDMKNLLQVTGCSAELQRPSCDTDCLSERYRSITGECNNRQNPRWGAANIPYSRWLPAEYEDVWGMPRGWDPEHTYHNATLPPVRLVSQEVLFTHNDNISLDSTLSHLLVEWGQWIDHDVVLTPQSPSTAAFKTGADCTRTCSRDTPCFPIQIPLSDPRNGFQSCMPFFRSAPSCVTGVRSHRQREQLNAITSFVDASMVYGSSTNLASDLRNRSSPLGSMALNSQRSDQQLAYMPFLPRLQAHLDPCGPRNATTLGALKRSRRQENATSCFQAGDSRANEHLGMIALHTLFLREHNRLVKEMHLLNPHWSPDTLYQEARKIMGAIHQILTWEHYLPRVLGESAMSRLMPPYEGYDPEVDPSIANVFAAAAFRFAHVTVRPVVTRLGPGYTTNSQHPPLPLHHSLFASWRVVQEGGIDPVLRGLLLSPAKLQTPGQMMVEELTERLFQAQGGMPLDLGALNLQRGRDHGLPGYGAWRKSCSLSVPNTTSELAVILSNFTLAHKFQLLYGTPHNIDVWVGAISEPALPGGRVGPLLSCLLAKQFRALRDGDRFWWEREGVFTSTQRRNLHTVSLSRIICDNSRITRVPADPFSRTERPEDMLACSHPLIPHLDLSPWKEPDTDPSCGPIPRIQYGYSLLCDSVILYQCHSGFKLLGSLSVSCDPNSQQWSPTPPTCQDINECEEQTSLCPQNLECLNILGSFTCSETTSLSVVSVVTAVMVVIGGVAALLMIMFCYRRYFPKKEELVNAGCCQGKS